The Bombus terrestris chromosome 6, iyBomTerr1.2, whole genome shotgun sequence DNA window TGTGTTCATTTCCatgatactttgaaataattaaaaagtaaatagatattttaatagGAATGTTCGTTTGTGATAAAAGCAGTTGACaatgattatattttttcaaactgtACATTATAGACACTGAACGATAATTTTGAGTTTCAAAGGAATAAAGTAAACATCTTTTTTTTGCATCTTGTTGCCTATTTTTGTTTATCGagtttatgtataaatatataacaatctgcgaataatttacttaagtattattcattattttatgcttacattaatgttatatacgtacgtataattataattgacaTACAAAGTTCCGATTCTCTAaactgtataataataaataacatacgCATCTACAGTAATAAGTTTTATCTACAACTCTTGACACGTGACATATGCTTAAATTTAGCGAATTTCAAAGTACACTGTAAGCTAGATTTGCtcgattttttaattctgtCTTCTCTTGTGCACAAATATAGGACAATGTACagtcttcttatcatcatcatcatcttaCGATCTATTTTATGTAGTATGAGATATAACCAACCAggaaattacaaaatagaataaaaatattggatACACAGCTAAAGCTTTCTTTCCTATTGGTTGACTGTCGCCAAGAAATGCCATGGATGCTAAAATGTATACAAATCGTATTTACAAGAATGTATCAATGTAAGAATTTGATATGCAAGTGTCCATCAATATGAAACtctataaaattatactaaCCATATGTTGCCCACATGAATCCAATCATGGTAATTACGAATCTTAGACTAAATAAGAAAGTAGTCTGTTCTGCCATTAATATGATTCTACATAAAATTAGAGAAATGGCAGTTGGCAACAAGCAATATCCTAAGACACAAATGCTTTGGAAAaaagatctataacaaatatattaaaatatcttttagcaAATAAAATGCATACTTCATATGTCATTCATTCTtctattataacattttatatttataaaacaaattttttaaaacaaaatagcCATGTTTTATAATAAAGAATTACAAGTCTCTTAATGATCTACAAATTCACGCACATAAAAGTCATGCAGTATACTATCATAATCGTTAGTATTACAACAAATACTAAATTTCTCTATGCAGTATAATTACTTACATGTTACCACCTAATAATTTGGAGTTCAATGTAACAACCATAGATCCAATCCATACGATTACAAAAACCTCTGCAAACTCTGGTCC harbors:
- the LOC100643751 gene encoding protein YIPF6, producing the protein MSTTNMAATDDTKLDFKVTMEYADPQNIEGELTVGGKQKSNLGEPEFNTLDEPIRDTILRDVRAVGRKFYHVLYPKEKKCLLKEWDLWGPLVLCTFMAMILQGSSDTANNFNDGGPEFAEVFVIVWIGSMVVTLNSKLLGGNISFFQSICVLGYCLLPTAISLILCRIILMAEQTTFLFSLRFVITMIGFMWATYASMAFLGDSQPIGKKALAVYPIFLFYFVISWLVISHTT